A stretch of the Arthrobacter sp. PAMC 25486 genome encodes the following:
- a CDS encoding GDSL-type esterase/lipase family protein, whose protein sequence is MEKRELRIVAVGDELVAGVGDPRALGWLGRVLARTPNDAVTIEPYVLATPREGTEALAGRWLQEAGRRFDDFHENRLIIGLSGRDIDYGLSTARSRLNLANILDGATQLNIPVFVVGPPPSLDPALNRKLAELNTAFADVTTRRKHHYVDTFSPLQNHEQWRNDVAANAGAPGQAGYGLMAWLVLHRGWYQWLEIPEAM, encoded by the coding sequence GTGGAGAAGCGGGAACTGCGAATAGTTGCTGTCGGGGATGAATTGGTGGCAGGCGTGGGCGATCCCCGCGCCTTGGGCTGGCTTGGTCGGGTCCTGGCCAGGACCCCCAACGATGCCGTCACGATCGAGCCCTACGTGTTGGCGACACCGCGCGAGGGCACCGAGGCGCTGGCCGGCCGGTGGCTGCAGGAGGCCGGGCGCCGCTTTGATGACTTCCATGAAAACCGCCTGATCATTGGGCTGTCCGGGCGAGACATCGACTATGGCCTGTCCACGGCACGCAGCCGGCTGAACCTGGCGAACATTCTCGACGGCGCAACCCAACTGAACATCCCCGTGTTCGTGGTGGGCCCGCCGCCGTCGCTGGATCCTGCGCTGAACCGCAAACTGGCTGAACTGAACACGGCCTTCGCCGATGTCACCACACGCCGCAAGCACCACTACGTTGACACGTTCTCGCCCCTGCAGAACCATGAGCAGTGGCGCAATGACGTTGCCGCCAACGCCGGCGCCCCCGGCCAGGCCGGCTATGGCCTGATGGCCTGGCTCGTGCTGCACCGCGGCTGGTACCAGTGGCTGGAGATCCCAGAAGCCATGTAG
- a CDS encoding DUF4097 family beta strand repeat-containing protein, which yields MNEESWSVTEPQTLELSGVAEVKVALVKGRFDIVVTEGNSTTLEISEVDGQPLEVRFNNGTLKVEHFNSSNWLQRLMNFQQAATAVISIAVPAGTLVTASTVNGDGMVSGSAKTTLRTVTGSLMADATEGMLSIDTVNGEVIARDHRGALVIKSVSGDVMASGDLTDVRASTVSGNVSLDLHGATRTLNAKSVSGEITVRLPGTVGVDVRATSASGTLLLDQQRFTVIGQNTTASSGPESPRLTAHTSTVSGAVSIVHAPVERAATPTLEKEGF from the coding sequence ATGAACGAGGAATCGTGGTCCGTCACCGAGCCACAGACACTGGAACTCAGCGGTGTGGCCGAAGTGAAAGTTGCCCTGGTCAAGGGCCGTTTCGACATCGTCGTCACCGAGGGCAACAGTACAACCTTGGAAATCTCTGAGGTTGACGGCCAACCGCTGGAGGTTCGCTTCAATAACGGCACTCTGAAGGTTGAGCACTTCAACTCATCGAACTGGCTGCAGCGGCTGATGAACTTCCAGCAGGCCGCCACCGCCGTCATCAGCATTGCCGTACCGGCCGGGACCCTGGTGACGGCGAGCACTGTCAACGGCGACGGCATGGTCAGCGGCAGCGCCAAAACCACGCTGCGCACCGTCACCGGCTCGCTCATGGCCGATGCCACCGAGGGCATGCTGAGCATCGACACGGTCAACGGCGAGGTCATCGCCCGCGACCACCGGGGCGCCCTGGTCATCAAGAGCGTATCCGGGGACGTCATGGCCTCCGGCGACCTCACGGATGTGCGTGCCAGCACGGTCTCAGGCAACGTCAGCCTCGACCTGCACGGCGCTACCCGCACCTTGAACGCCAAATCCGTCTCCGGCGAGATCACCGTCCGGCTGCCGGGCACAGTTGGCGTCGACGTCCGCGCTACCAGCGCCTCAGGCACCCTGCTGCTGGACCAGCAACGTTTCACCGTCATCGGCCAAAACACCACGGCCTCATCCGGACCGGAATCGCCACGCCTGACCGCGCACACCTCAACGGTGTCCGGTGCGGTCTCCATCGTCCATGCTCCCGTGGAACGCGCCGCCACACCCACACTGGAAAAGGAGGGCTTCTAA
- a CDS encoding PadR family transcriptional regulator, protein MPPVFAHGALRLYLLAVLEQGPQHGYEIIRALTDRFGGTYSPSAGTVYPRLAKLQEEGLLETTMDGRRTIYSLTDAGRVELEQRQHELSEVQANITSSVRRLADEIRDEVQQNMRTLRAELAASAESARTSARQGTKPTRSEPAGSGGPLKEADFLLQQFRDELRVELRVQSAKNTLDAAAVATISTVLEQATASIKAALNS, encoded by the coding sequence ATGCCTCCCGTCTTTGCCCATGGGGCCCTGCGACTGTACCTGCTCGCCGTCCTGGAACAAGGGCCGCAGCACGGCTATGAGATCATCCGTGCACTCACGGACCGCTTTGGCGGCACCTACTCCCCCAGCGCCGGAACCGTCTACCCGCGGCTGGCAAAACTTCAGGAGGAGGGCCTGCTGGAGACAACCATGGATGGCCGGCGCACCATCTATTCATTGACAGACGCCGGACGGGTTGAGTTGGAACAGCGCCAGCACGAGCTCAGCGAGGTACAGGCAAACATCACGTCCTCCGTGCGCCGGCTGGCCGATGAAATCCGCGATGAGGTGCAGCAGAACATGCGCACACTGCGTGCAGAACTGGCCGCCAGCGCCGAGTCGGCCCGCACCTCGGCCCGCCAAGGCACCAAGCCCACCCGCAGTGAACCCGCCGGCTCCGGAGGCCCACTCAAGGAAGCCGACTTCCTGCTGCAGCAGTTCCGCGATGAGCTGCGCGTTGAACTTCGGGTGCAGTCCGCCAAGAACACGTTGGACGCAGCCGCCGTGGCAACGATCAGTACGGTGCTGGAGCAGGCCACAGCAAGCATCAAGGCTGCACTCAACAGCTAA
- a CDS encoding group III truncated hemoglobin: protein MERTKDSEFTKRVDVAEPVARTALNSGRTASNLNAYEPHQTPTTAPTDRRDIATRGDILTLVETFYTKAFADETIGLIFTEVAHMDLPRHMPIMADFWQTVLFKAGLYSRNALKIHFDIHAKEALTLEHFNRWLQLWTNTVDELFAGEKAEMAKVQAHLIAGSLHRRVTGRPASQYSTISMRPQQTRQDQPGQAPEAG from the coding sequence GTGGAACGCACAAAGGATTCCGAATTCACAAAACGCGTGGACGTCGCCGAACCCGTGGCACGCACAGCACTCAACTCCGGTAGAACGGCGTCGAACCTGAACGCCTATGAACCGCACCAAACGCCCACCACGGCCCCGACGGACCGCCGCGACATCGCCACCCGGGGGGACATCCTGACCCTGGTGGAGACGTTTTACACCAAGGCGTTTGCGGACGAAACGATTGGACTCATCTTCACCGAGGTGGCGCACATGGATCTGCCCCGGCACATGCCCATCATGGCCGACTTCTGGCAGACAGTGCTGTTCAAGGCGGGCCTCTACAGCCGCAATGCGCTGAAGATCCACTTTGACATCCATGCCAAGGAAGCGCTGACGCTGGAGCATTTCAACCGGTGGCTGCAGCTGTGGACCAATACGGTCGATGAGCTATTTGCCGGCGAGAAAGCCGAGATGGCGAAGGTGCAGGCACACCTGATTGCGGGATCACTGCACCGCCGCGTGACGGGCCGGCCGGCAAGCCAATACAGCACCATCTCCATGCGCCCGCAGCAAACACGGCAGGATCAGCCGGGCCAGGCACCGGAAGCCGGCTGA
- the rsrA gene encoding mycothiol system anti-sigma-R factor — MGDCQSLGDCDDKRIVRIYEYLDGALSREDLGEIKAHLDGCADCSDEYDLECVIRSVVKRSCKEAAPETLKAAILARLHEGKPAAV, encoded by the coding sequence AGCCTGGGCGATTGCGACGATAAACGCATCGTTCGAATTTACGAATACCTTGACGGTGCCCTGTCCCGTGAAGACCTCGGCGAGATCAAGGCACACCTTGACGGCTGCGCCGACTGCTCGGACGAGTATGACCTTGAATGCGTCATCCGCTCAGTGGTGAAACGTTCCTGCAAGGAAGCCGCCCCTGAAACGCTGAAGGCCGCCATTTTGGCACGCCTCCACGAGGGCAAGCCCGCCGCCGTTTAG